A genomic segment from Polyangium mundeleinium encodes:
- a CDS encoding PAS domain-containing protein, whose amino-acid sequence MSQRRPEILARLVETSADIVSCDLSEVPPELHVELGASFEAWLDAVENPATGELETWVHRLGDVARERGWDMRKVLAWLERTGQGLLEAALEAVDEGVPGADTGARRIIGAMNAAAATFNRAFRTKAEEAANRAMVLRAVAQNAPDGIGIATPDGTVIYANPAFCTMMGSEEAGRGHFKNFVHPDEYTKLAHMAEVSQRVGYWEGSLRYLRADGVSFNARLKAFRVKSEAGETIARCVLVRDATPEERDEEERRALEEDMQRAQAAALRELAAPLLPLAEGVLAMPLVGALDASRTPRIIEVMLEGITRTGAGHVIVDITGVPVVDAEVAESIVRAARAAELVGAEVVLTGVRGAVAKTLLDLDVDLGGMETWSTLRAGVAHAIGHERLKRQMRRGAGPKR is encoded by the coding sequence ATGTCGCAAAGGCGCCCGGAGATCCTCGCTCGCCTCGTGGAGACGAGCGCAGACATCGTGTCCTGCGACCTCAGCGAGGTGCCGCCCGAGCTGCACGTCGAGCTCGGCGCGAGCTTCGAGGCATGGCTCGACGCCGTGGAAAACCCGGCCACGGGCGAGCTCGAGACCTGGGTCCACCGCCTCGGCGACGTGGCCAGGGAGCGAGGCTGGGACATGCGCAAGGTGCTCGCGTGGCTCGAACGCACGGGCCAAGGCCTGCTCGAAGCCGCGCTCGAAGCCGTGGACGAGGGCGTGCCCGGCGCGGACACGGGCGCGCGGCGCATCATCGGCGCGATGAACGCCGCGGCAGCCACGTTCAATCGGGCATTCCGGACAAAAGCCGAAGAAGCGGCAAACCGCGCGATGGTGCTGCGCGCGGTGGCGCAAAACGCGCCGGACGGGATCGGGATCGCCACCCCCGACGGGACGGTGATCTACGCGAACCCGGCGTTCTGCACGATGATGGGCTCGGAAGAGGCCGGGCGCGGGCACTTCAAGAACTTCGTGCACCCGGACGAGTACACGAAGCTCGCGCACATGGCCGAGGTGTCGCAGCGCGTGGGGTACTGGGAGGGGAGCCTGCGGTACCTGCGCGCGGACGGGGTGTCGTTCAACGCGCGGCTCAAGGCGTTCCGCGTGAAGTCGGAGGCGGGCGAGACGATCGCGCGGTGCGTACTCGTACGCGACGCGACGCCGGAGGAGCGGGACGAGGAGGAGCGGCGCGCGCTCGAAGAGGACATGCAAAGGGCGCAGGCGGCAGCGCTGCGGGAGCTCGCAGCGCCGCTCTTGCCGCTCGCCGAAGGGGTGCTGGCGATGCCGCTCGTCGGCGCGCTCGACGCCTCGCGGACGCCGCGGATCATCGAGGTGATGCTGGAAGGGATCACGCGGACGGGCGCGGGGCACGTGATCGTGGACATCACGGGCGTGCCGGTGGTCGACGCGGAGGTGGCCGAGTCGATCGTGCGCGCGGCGAGGGCCGCGGAGCTCGTCGGCGCGGAGGTGGTGCTGACGGGCGTGCGGGGCGCGGTGGCGAAGACGCTGCTCGATCTCGACGTGGACCTCGGCGGCATGGAGACGTGGAGCACGCTGCGCGCGGGCGTGGCGCACGCGATC